Proteins encoded within one genomic window of Terriglobus sp. TAA 43:
- a CDS encoding carboxypeptidase regulatory-like domain-containing protein, producing the protein MNRKLCTAALLLLTATGCKQSQSTADTSAATKPAEPTYFKVDTATAGTVTGTIKYEGPKAKPKVIDMSSDPACAKAHKGGKVLDESLLVDKTGDLANAFVYISKGLEGKAFATPTDSIKIDQSGCWFKPRVLGLQTGQTLDIINSDPVTHNIHPMPHDNREWNHSQGPGDPPMHRKFTKAEVMIPVKCNIHDWMHAFIGVVDHPYFAVTGDDGTFKLPNLPPGTYTVTAWHENMDPIETSVTIAPSGKAEANLTFHAK; encoded by the coding sequence ATGAACCGCAAGCTCTGCACCGCCGCACTCCTCCTGCTCACCGCCACCGGCTGTAAACAATCGCAAAGCACCGCAGACACCTCTGCCGCAACCAAGCCAGCCGAACCCACATACTTCAAGGTGGACACCGCCACCGCAGGCACCGTCACCGGCACCATCAAGTACGAAGGCCCCAAAGCAAAACCCAAAGTCATCGACATGAGCAGCGACCCCGCCTGTGCCAAAGCCCACAAGGGCGGCAAGGTATTGGACGAATCGCTTCTCGTCGACAAAACCGGCGACCTAGCCAATGCCTTCGTCTACATCTCCAAGGGCCTCGAGGGCAAAGCCTTTGCCACCCCCACTGACTCCATCAAGATCGACCAGTCCGGCTGCTGGTTCAAGCCCCGCGTGCTCGGTCTGCAAACCGGCCAAACGCTGGACATCATCAACTCTGATCCCGTCACACACAACATCCATCCCATGCCACACGACAATCGCGAGTGGAACCACTCGCAGGGCCCCGGCGACCCGCCCATGCACCGCAAATTCACAAAAGCGGAAGTCATGATCCCGGTGAAGTGCAACATCCATGACTGGATGCACGCCTTCATCGGCGTAGTCGATCACCCCTACTTCGCAGTCACCGGCGACGACGGCACCTTCAAACTGCCCAACCTGCCGCCGGGCACCTACACCGTCACCGCGTGGCACGAAAACATGGACCCCATAGAGACTTCGGTCACCATCGCGCCCAGCGGCAAAGCGGAAGCGAACCTCACATTCCACGCAAAGTAG
- a CDS encoding sugar phosphate isomerase/epimerase, which produces MSNITRRVFLGRAGSLAAVTAMAAAMPRFASATPLGLPIGIQLYVVNADLGKDAEATIKQLAAIGYKEVETAGFGSAKTAAALRKIFDDNGIKCPSAHLQFDMNNLNKAFDDAHTLGCTYATSSVPKQLLLSASMPDMSGMSQEDRRAAMAKTMRGMLAPMTPDEFKALAEAMNKVGAAAKTSGLRFAAHNHTMEFADDNGKPGYDYLISNTDKDKVYFEIDCGWITVAGHKPSEYINRYPGRIRMLHIKDFLSIEPGAATGPNAPKGAEIGTGVVNYKEIFASVKGKGIEHIFVEQEGPYSRMPAMQAAEVDYKYLKSLS; this is translated from the coding sequence ATGAGCAACATCACACGCAGAGTCTTCCTTGGACGCGCGGGCAGCCTCGCCGCCGTCACCGCCATGGCCGCCGCCATGCCCCGCTTTGCTTCGGCAACACCGCTCGGCCTGCCCATCGGCATCCAGCTTTACGTGGTGAACGCCGACCTCGGCAAGGACGCCGAAGCCACTATCAAGCAGCTTGCCGCCATCGGCTACAAGGAAGTCGAAACCGCAGGCTTCGGCTCCGCAAAGACTGCCGCCGCCCTCCGCAAGATCTTCGACGACAACGGCATCAAGTGTCCGAGTGCGCATCTGCAGTTCGACATGAACAACCTGAACAAGGCATTCGACGACGCGCATACGCTCGGCTGCACCTACGCCACATCGTCCGTGCCCAAGCAGCTTCTCCTCTCCGCTTCCATGCCCGACATGAGCGGCATGTCACAGGAAGACCGCCGCGCCGCCATGGCCAAGACCATGCGTGGCATGCTCGCGCCCATGACACCGGATGAATTCAAGGCGCTCGCCGAAGCCATGAACAAGGTAGGCGCCGCCGCCAAGACCAGCGGCCTGCGTTTCGCCGCACATAACCACACCATGGAATTCGCAGACGACAACGGCAAGCCCGGCTACGACTACCTGATCTCGAACACCGACAAAGACAAGGTCTACTTCGAAATCGATTGCGGTTGGATCACCGTCGCAGGCCACAAGCCATCTGAGTACATCAACCGTTATCCGGGCCGCATCCGCATGCTGCACATCAAGGACTTCCTTTCCATCGAACCCGGCGCTGCAACCGGCCCCAACGCACCCAAGGGCGCGGAGATCGGCACAGGCGTCGTCAACTACAAGGAAATCTTTGCCAGCGTTAAGGGCAAGGGCATCGAGCACATCTTCGTGGAGCAGGAAGGCCCCTACAGCCGCATGCCCGCAATGCAGGCCGCCGAAGTCGACTACAA